The stretch of DNA TCTCCGCTGCCCGCGCTGGATCCTCGACGTTGCGCCTTGCTGGTGATCGATGTGCAGGTTGACTTCGTCGCACCGCATGGATTTTGCGCCAATGCGGGCGCAGACGTCACTGCCATGCCGCAGGCGATCGCGGCGATGCAGCGCAATCTGCATGTGGCGCGCAGCGTCGGCATGCCGATATGTTTCGTGCGCCTTGAAACCTCTGCGGAGACGGATTCTCCCGCGATGTTGCGGCATCTGGATCGGCAAGGGCGCTCCGGCGGAGCGGCATTGTGTCGTGTCGGTACGCATGGTGCGGACTACTGGGGGGTATCGCCTTCGCCTGGCGAGCATGAAATCGTCAAGACGCGCTACGATGCATTCCTTGAGACCGCACTCGATGCCTGGCTTCGTCGTCAGGGCGCGCAGGTTGTCGTGATCTGCGGCGTCAGCACGGACTGCTGCGTTGATTCCACCGCCCGTGCCGCATTCCTTCGAGATTACGATGTGATCGTTCTGGCCGATGCCTGCGCCGCAGGCAGTGCCGCCGATCATGACGCGGCGCTGGCCGCGCTGGGGCGCCATGCCGCGCTGATCAGCGACAGCGCGAACTTTGCGCACTGTCTCACTGCCTATGAGGAGAACGTGGATGTCTAACGCTGCCATGGTCGATCATCTGTCCGTGACCTCTTCAAGCGAGGATCGCGATTCTGGCGCCGGGCGCACCGGATTGCTGTTCGGTGCGACACTGGGCAATTTTCTGGGCGTCACGTCGCAAGTCGCGATACCGCTGGGCGTGTTGCTCGTGCCGATCGCGCAGGACTTGCACTGGAGCCGCACGTCCGTGGCGGTTGCCTTTACCACGCTTTCGCTGGCGCAGGCCGCGATGTGTCCGATTGCCGGATGGATCGCAGACCGCTTCGGCACTCGCCGCACTTTGCTGACCGGCTTTGCCGCACTTGGGTTGACCCTGCTGGCGGTGTCGGCAGCCCCGGCCTGGGCGCCGATGTTCTATGCCCTTTTTGCACTGGCAGGTATTGTCGGCACGCTGGCCAGCACGATGGTTCTGGCGAAACTCGTATCGGAATGGTTTCGCGAGCGTCGTGGTTTCTGGCTGGGGCTGGTCGGCGGCATTGGCAACGGCCTTGGAGGCATGATCATGCCGGGTCTCACGGGACTGATGGCAGTGGAGCTTGGCTGGCGGCTGAGTTTCGCCGCAATAGGCGGGGCAATGCTGCTGGTGGGGCTGCCAATTCTGGCGACAACCCTGCGCTCGCCGCCTGTCGCGCAAAGTGGGGGAGAAAAACCCGAAGCCCTTGCCGGTGCGCGCTTTGCCGAGGCCATGCGCAGCCCGTTGTTCTGGGCGATCTTTGCCGCGGTACCGATCGGCGGCGGCGCGCTCACCGGGGTCTTTGCCAACACTGTCACGGTACTGACGACCCAGGGTATCCCGGTTGCGGCGGCCACCGGGATCGTAACCGTGTTCGCGCTGGTATGCGTCGGGCTGGAGCCGCTGGCCGGGCATATGCTTGACGGTGCGGGGCGACCGCGGCGAGTGGCGTTGTTCTATGCCGGTGCCATCTGTGGCCTGCTCCTGCTTGCCCACGCTCATACCGTTATTCCGGCGCTGGTCGGCGCGGCGTTGACGGGCATCGGTCTGGGTACGGAGTTCAGCGTGCTGCCTTATCTGCTCGCACGCTATTTCGGCTTGCGCGAGATGGGGGCGATTGCCGGAATCGCCTATGCCGGTGCGATGGTGAGCAACGCGATTTCACCCCTGTTGCTCAACGGAGCCTATGATCGCTTCGGGTTCTATGCGCCGGGGCTTTACGCCGTGGCGGGCCTGATGGCGCTGGCGTTGGTAATCGTGCTGCTGCTGCCTGCCTTCCCGCGCGCGGAGCGTTATTCGGGAACGTCGGCGTAGATGTCGTCACCCTGTATCTCGACCGCGTAGACGGCGAGCGGCTCTTCGCAGGGGAGGCTGGCCACTGCACCGGTCATGAGATCGAAGCTGCCGAAGTGCAGCGGACAGATGATCCGTCCATCCTCGATTCTCCCGCGCGAGAGCAGGGCCGTGCCGTGGGTGCACTGGTCGGCCGTGGCATGAAATGTGCCGTCGACCTCGAACACGGCCACTGCGGGTTTGCGGCCACGGGCAATGCGTTTGGCCTTGCCAGTGGGGACATCGGAAGTCTTGCAGAGAAAGATCATGTGCGCTGGCCGATCAATTTTGTCGATTGCGGTGTGGCTATGATAGTGTAGAACGCAATGCAATATGCAATGAAAAATGCATTCTTGAATTTTGGGGTACAGGACATGGCGCAAGTGAAACGAGCCGCACTTCCCGATATGGTGCTGGATGACGAAGTGATCTCGCTGCTGGCGCAACTCGATGCCAGTCAGGGCGATGTGTCGCAGGCGATGAGCCTGCCGCCCGAATGCTACACTTCGGAAAGCTGGTTCGAGTTCGAGAAGCGCGCCGTCTACGACCGCGAATGGGTGGCAGTAGGCCATGTGGGCGCAATTCCCGATGTGGGAGACTACTTCACGCTGGAAATCGTCGGCGAGCCGTTGCTGGTGGTGCGTGGCAAGGACAGCGAAGTTCGCGTGCTTTCCTCGGTGTGCCGCCATCGCGGGCACCTGCTGGGCGAGGCGAGCGGCAACGCCCGCAGCTTCACCTGCCCCTTCCATGGCTGGTCCTACGATCTGGAAGGCACGTTGACCGCTGCGCCCGAGATGGATGGCACCTTGCCGTTCGAGGATCTCAAGCGCACCGCCTGTCTGCCCACGTTCCGCTCGACGATCTGGAATGGCTTCATCTTCGTCAATTTCGATGGCGAGGCCGAGGCACTGGCGCCGCGTCTGCAGGGGCTGACCAAGCTGCTCGAAAACCACCGGATGGAAGACCTCGCCTCGATCAAGCCGGTCGAATGGGCGGGAAATCCGTGGAACTGGAAGTTCATGCAGGAAAATGCGCTGGAGCCCTATCACACGCATTACCTGCATACCGGCATTCACGATTTCGCGCCCTCCAGCAATGTGCGCTTCACCGAGTGGAACGATCAGGACGATGCCGCGATCTACCGCGAGGTGCAGTTCACCCATATCGACGGTGGCTTCAACATTGCCGGCAAGGCGCTGTTCCCGGCACTGCCCGATCTGACGGAGGAAGAGCGCAGCCGGGTGGTGTTCGCAGGTGTCATGCCCAACCTGTTCCTGGGGGCGCAGGCGGACGTGGTGTTCTATTACGTCATCCTGCCGCAGGCCGCGGGCGACATCACCTTGCGCGTGGGCGTCCTGACCAGCTGGGACAACCTGTCGATCCCGACCGCCGATCTGCTGCTCAAGGGCACGATCGATGGCGTGGCGGTGTTCAACGAGCAGGATACCGTGGCCAACATCAAGACTCACAAGGGCCTGAAATCCCGCGTCGCGCCGCGCACCCGCTGGTCGCCGAACGAGAAGACGCTGGCGCAGATGAACAACTGGCTGGTCAAGCGCTACAAGCGCTATGCCGCCAGCCTCGTCCCGCACGCCGAAGCCGCGGAGTGATCGCGCGATGAGCACGGATACGATGCCCGGTCTTGCGGATTTGGCGGCAGAACTCGCGGCTTTGCGTAGTGAGGTTGCAAGGCTGTCCGCCAAGGATGAAATCACCGATCTGGTTACGACTTACGCGCGCTCCTGCGATGTCGGTAACGATCCGGTGCTGCTGCGCCCGCTGTTCACCGACGATGCGACATGGACCTGCAAGGGCTTCGGCACCTTTCATGGCGGCGGCGATGGTTGTGCGCTGGGTCTCAAGGCGGTTGCGGGCGAGAAGATCTGGTGGTCGCTCCACAACATGATCTCGGTGCAGATCACCTTCGACAAGTCGGGGGATGAGGCAGCCGGCTTCTGCTATCTGTGGGAAGCGGCGACATTGCCCAACGAACACAGCGGCGAGGCCGAGGCCTACTGGATCGGCGGAACCTACGACTTTCGCTTCCGCAAAGAAGGCGGCAAGTGGCTGTTCAGTGCGATTGAGCTGAAGCTGAACATGGCCAGCCCCTATTCGGAAGGCTGGGTGAAGAAGCGCTGGCCGGACGGGACGGCGAGCCAGCCCTATTTCGTCGATCTTCAGCCGGGCGAAACCTACCTGTGGCGACAGGGCGGCCGCGAAGGCTCGCGCCTTGTCACAGAGGCGGAAGCGGCGGATGCGGGACGCAAGGTCACGCCGTTCATGGTGGAAGAGCCGGGTTTTCAGGCGATCTGCGGCTGTGGCTATTCCAGGACCAAGCCGTTCTGCGACGGTTCGCACCTCAATCTCAAATACGACTGGTCGCTGCTCGGCAAGACCGGTCCGGGAGACGCGCGATGACGACTTTAACGCTGGATACCGCTCCGCTCAAACTCGGTTTCGGCAGCGAGATCGTCGGAGTCGATCTGGCCACGGCGGATGCCGCGACGCTGGCGGCGGTGGTCGCCGAATTCCACCGTACCGGCGCGATCGTGCTGCGCGGGCAGGAGATGAACCCACCCGCCTTCGAGCGCTTCGCCAGGGCTTTCGGGCCTTTGGAAGGGCACACCCTGCAGGACTTCACGCTGCCCGATCACCCGGATATCTACGTGCTGTCGAACCGGGTGGAGGACGGACGTCCGGTCGGCGCGCACAACGACGGTATCGGCTGGCACACCGATCTCAACTATACGGCCGAGCCGACGATGTGCACGATGCTGCATGCGATCATCGTGCCGCCCGAAGGTAGCGACACCCTGCTGGCCGATCAGGTGGCGGCCTATGCGGCGCTGCCGCCCGAGCGGCAGGCTGAGCTGGCGCGCCTCAAGCAGATCCACAGCTTCGAATATCTGGTCAACGCCCGTACCGAAGGGCGCAAGGCCGTGCCGCCCGAAGTGCTGCGCGCCAATCCAGATGTGGTCCACCCGCTGGTCCGCACCCACCCCCGATGGCCGCAAGGCGCTGTGGGTTTCCAGCCTGACGCCGGGCTTCGTGGGCTGGTCCACAGCCGACAGCGAGCCGCTGATCGACGAACTGATCGAATGGGTCACGCAGGAGCGCTTCGTCTACCGGCACAAGTGGCAGGTGGGCGACGTACTGGTGTGGGACAACCGCTGCACGCTGCACACCGGCACCCTGTTCGACGACACCCGCTACATCCGCGAGATGCATCGCATGTGGGTGAAGGGCGATCGGCCCTACTGATGCGGAGGCCGACAATATGAGCGTGCTGGTACTGGGGGCGCGCGGCGATGGCGCTGCGGGCGAGGGTGCGGAAACGGCGCTTGCTTCGGTCCGTTTCGGGTCAGCCACGCTGTTCGCCGGAGAAGCGGCGGGTGAGGGCTGCGCAGGCGCGCTCGCCGCTGCAGGTGTGGCGTTAACCTCTACGGATGAGATACAGACTGACGTGCGCGTCGTGCTGGCCTCGCTGGACAGCGGGACCGACCGAATTGCGGCGCTGTTCGCCAGCCCTGAGGCGGCGGCCTTGCGCAAGATCCTGTATGCCGGGCCGGTTATTTCGGAAGCGGATCGCGCCGATGCGGTCGCCCTGTTCGCCCTGTCGGACATGCTGATCTTCACGCAGTCCGATTTCGCGACCTTCTTCGAGCTTGAACGCGCGCCGTGTTCGATCGAGGACATGCTGGTCGTGCGCAAGGTGCTGACCCGGCCCAATCAGGCGGCCGTCGTCATGCTGGAAGCCCAAGGCGCGATTGCCATCTGGGCGGAAAGGTGGATGCAGTCTGCTGCCTTTGCCACGGCTGCGTCGGAGGGGGCGTCTGAAGCCCTGTCGGCGGAGTGCTTCTGCGGCGTGGTGGCGGCCTGCGTCGATCAGGGAATTGGCCCGGAAGCCGCGCTGCGCTTCGCGAATGCGGCGATCTCGATGCTGGCGGGCGAGGGGCAGTCGGTGCCGGAGCGTACGGCTATCGAGGCGCTACTCGGAGATTTGCCCGTCGGCTGACGAACTGGTGCGCAGGATGCGGGCAGCCGGATTCCTCTGCAGGTGAGTACCGACTTACGCCGGGGGAAGTTCAGCGGGTCTTGCGTTGGCTGCGTATCAGGACAGGCGGATTACCATTGTTAATAACCTATATGGTTGTAATCATCAGGGACGTTATGTCTTCGCGCTGAGGCTTCAGTCGGCCGCGCCGGGGCCGACTGCATCGACCACCATCTGCTGGAACCCGTGGACGCCGCCTTCCCAGTAGGGGGACAGCCGTGTGGCGATCCCGGCCAGATCGCGCGTGGCGACGGTGGCCTGCGCGGCTTCCATGAACGGCTTGTCCTGCGGAATGACGCCCAGCCACATATCGAGATTGCCTTGCCGGGCCTCGGCAAGCGCCGGGTCGTGCGCGGCTTCGCCATCGTAATAGAGGCTGATGTCCATCCTCGTGCGCTCCGGCCCGTCGGGCAGCAGCGTGCCGAGCATCACATGGTCGGCGGTGACCAGCACCGTCGCGGTGGGAAACAGGGTGAGCGAATAGAGCAGCGGCAGCGGCTTGCCATCGCGCGTCTTCAGGTCGGGCAGGCGCGCGGTCCAGGCACGCGCATCGGCATCCTCGGTGTGGGCGGCGCGCACGTCGACATAGCCGCCGGTATAGACCGGGCGGTGGACGCAGGCGGTGGTGTTGCGGAACAGGTGCGCTTCCAGTTGCGGGTGGCCGAACGGCAGGTGATAGTCCTCGATCCCCGCCTCCATCGCGATTTTCCAGTTCGCCTGATAGGTGTCCTGCAGTCGCTCCGCATGGCGCAGGCCGGACAGATCGTAGTTCGCGAGCAATGCCTCCAGCGGGGCGATCCATTCGGCGAAGGGCGGTGCGGTGCCATCGATATTGACGAACACCAGATCGAGCCAGCGGCCCACGCTGATCGGTTTCAGACCCAGCGCCGCCTTGTCGAAACCGGGCGCCTGGTTGATCTTCTCGCCGCCGATCTCGGGCATGGCCAAGAGGTCGCCCTCCAGCGAATAGGTCCAGGCGTGCCATGGGCAGGTCAGCCGCGCGGCATGGGTGCAGTCTTTCACCAGCCTGATTCCGCGATGGCGGCAGACATTGTGGAACGCGCGGATCTCGCCGTCCTTCCCGTGGGTCAGCAGGATCGGCCATCCGGCGAGGTCTACCGGCATCGCATCGCCCGGCTCGGGCAGCAGGCTGGCATTGGTCACTGCGCACCAGCTCGAAGGAAAAAGGCGCTCACGCTCAAGCGCGAAAAAATCGGAGCCGTAGAATGCACCGGGAAGACCGAAGGATTCGTCGATGTCATTGCGGGTCGCGGCATCGGCGGCGCGCAGCGCGGTTTCGGGGAAAGAGACGGTCATGGCGTGCTCCAGTCCTGACATTCTATGTAAAGTGCAATGATATATGCATTACAAATTGCATCAACAAAAATTCGGTGCAATCATCGACCGGACAGACAAGGAGACAGCGATGACAATCGCGGTTCAGGACAGGACTGATTCTACCGGCAAGTACCGGCTGCTCGATGTACAGCCGCTCAACCCGACGATCGGCGCCTATGTGGGCGGCGTCGATCTGACCCAGCCTTTCGGGGAGGATGTGGCGGACGAGTTGCGCATGGCGCTGGCCGATCACCTCGCGATCTTCCTGCGCGATCAGCCGCTAGACTTCGAGGCGCATCGTCGGCTTGCCGCCGTCTTTGGCGAAGCGCATGTCGCGCCCAGCACCAAGCCCTGGCGAGTGCCCGGTTTCGACGAGATCACCAGGATGCACGCCGACGAAACCTCCAAATATGTCGCAGGCGAGGACTGGCATTCGGACATGAGCTGCGATCCGGCGCCGCCGATGGGGTCGCTACTCTATCTGCACACGATCCCGCCGGTGGGCGGCGATACCGTGTTCTCGAACATGTATGCAGCCTGGGATGCGCTGTCCGACCGGATGAAGGCGATGCTCGATGGCCTTCGCGCGGTGCATGACGGCGCCAAGGCGTTCGGCGGCATCGTGCCCAGGGACATGGAACTGCCCTGCACCTCTCACCCGATCGCGCGCACGCATCCGGTCACGGGCCGCAAGGCGCTTTACGTCAATCGCGGCTATACCACCCGGATCGAGGGTCTGCCGGTGCGCGAGAGCGAGGCGCTGCTCTCGTTTCTCTACGATCATGCACAGAACCCGATGTTCCAGTGCCGCTTTACCTGGAGTCCGCATGCCATCGCGATCTGGGACAACCGCTGCGGTCAGCACATGGCGATCTGGGATTACTTCCCGCAAGTCCGTTCGGGCTTTCGTATCCAGGTCAAGGGAGAGGTGCCTGTATAACGTCGGCATCCGCACATCTGCGCCTTCTGTTGCTGCGCTGATCGGCTGACCATGCCGGTGCAGGCCGATACCCTGATCGCAGGGGCGACGATCATCACGCTGGATGACGAACGCCGCGTCATCCGCAACGGAGCGGTCGCCTTTGCCGGCGACCGCATCGTTGGGGTCGGCGCGCTGGCGGACCTGTCGGGCATCGCCGCCAGAGAGGTGATCGACGGACGCGGGTTCGTACTGACGCCGGGCTTCGTCAATGGCCATGTCCATATCACCGAGACGCTGATCCGCGGACTGATTCCCGAGGCGCTTCCGTTCGAGGAGGAGCTTGGTGAGTGGGTGATCCCGCTCTACAAGAGCATGACCGCGCGCGAACAGGCGGTCGGCGCACAGCTGGCGGTGGCCGCGATGCTGCGTACCGGGACGACGACGTTTCTGGAGGCCGGAACGATCCTGGCGCTGGACGAGGTGGCAGAGGCGATCGCGCCCAGCGGCATCCGTGCGCGGTTAGGGCGCTGGAGCGAGGATCGCGTCTGGGAGCCGGGCGCCGATGGTGCGGCGCTGACCGGTGCTGCTGTCGAGGCCCTTGCCGCCGATCTTGCCCGCCATCCCGACGATGGCCGGCGTATCGTGGCCTGGCCCAACCTGATCGGTCACATGACCGCGACCGATGCCCTGTGGCAGGCTGCAGCGACCATGGCGCAGAAAACGCGTACCGGCATCTGCGCGCACATGAGCCCGGTCGGCGACGATGCGGCTTGGTATCTCGCCCATAGTGGACGCAGGCCCATCGCGCATCTGGCGCAACTGGGTGTCCTGTCGCCTGCGGTCAACCTTGTACATATGGTTCACGTGGACAGTGACGAGGTTGCGCTGGTCGCCGCCAGTGGTGCCAGTGTCACCCATTGCCCCGGAGCGGCGATCCGCTGCGGCTACGGCACCACGCGCCATGGTCTGTTTCCCGAGATGGCAAGGGCAGGTGTGAACATCGCACTGGGCACCGACGGGGCGGACAATCACGACATGATGCGGGTGATGACGCTGATGGCCGGGCTGTTCAAGGATGCGCGCGAGGATCGCAGCCTGTTTCCTGCGCAGGAGGTGCTGGCCATGGCGACGCTGGGCGGGGCAAAGGCGGCAGGGCTTGCAGGCGAGGTGGGCGCGCTGGTTCCGGGAATGAAGGCGGATATCGTCGCGCACGATATCCGTCGTCCGGAATGGCAGCCGGTCAATGACCCGGTCAACCAGCTGGTCTGGTCGGCCGACGGGCGCGGTGTTCATTCGGTATGGGTCGATGGGCGCCGTGTCGTGAACGGCTTTGCCTGCACGCTGCTGAACGAGGCGGCTCTTTATGACGAGGGGCAGGCGTTGGCGAACGACATTCGTCGGCGGCATGATGCAGCTCGATCCCACGTCGTGCCCATGGCCTGACGGGCTATCGTTTCCGGTTCGCAAGCCCCTGGGGGCCGCGCTTCGAGGTCACGCCCATCGCGCCTTCAGCCATATCGCGGTATCGGCGATGGCGCGCCGTGCAACGGCGGCGCTGGCCATGGCCTCCAGGAAGCTATGGGTGGTGCCTGGATAGATACGCAAGGTGGCAGGCGTTCCGGCGGCTTCCATGCGTGCGGCCATGGTTTCGGCCTGCTCGCATAGCACGTCGCACTCGGCAGCGATCAGCAGGATCGGCGGTAGTCCGGCCAGCTCGGTCTCCAGCGCGGGGCAGGCCCCCGGATCGGCAGGCGTCGCCCCGGTCCCGGTGTACTGGCGGAAATAGTAGGCCATTTCCTGCCGGTTCAGGATAGCGCCGGGACCGCCGAATGCCGCCTCGGCCGCGTCGGACACTTCGGGACCGAAAGCGGGGTAGTTGGCGACGAGCGCGCGGATGCGTTGCGCCTGTCCGCGCGCCCGAAGGCGCAGCAGTGCGGCCAGCGCGAGATTGGCTCCGGCGGAATCGCCGCCCAGGGCGATCCGGGCAGGGGCGAGGCCTAGATCGCTGGCATGGTCGCCCAGCCAGTCGATCAGCGCTTCGAGCCGGTCGAGCGCGACCGGATAGCGATGCTCGGGCGCCAGCGGATAGTCGACGCCCAGCACCGCGCAGCCTGCGCTTTGCGCATATTCGCGCATCAGCCGGTCGTGCGTGTCTATGCTGAAATAGACGAAACCGCCGCCGTGCAGGTAGACCAGCACGGGCGCGTTTCCGTCGGCGATCCCGGCGGGGCGGTAGAGCCTGATGCGCAAGGGACCGGGTGCA from Novosphingobium sp. 9 encodes:
- a CDS encoding TauD/TfdA dioxygenase family protein; translation: MTIAVQDRTDSTGKYRLLDVQPLNPTIGAYVGGVDLTQPFGEDVADELRMALADHLAIFLRDQPLDFEAHRRLAAVFGEAHVAPSTKPWRVPGFDEITRMHADETSKYVAGEDWHSDMSCDPAPPMGSLLYLHTIPPVGGDTVFSNMYAAWDALSDRMKAMLDGLRAVHDGAKAFGGIVPRDMELPCTSHPIARTHPVTGRKALYVNRGYTTRIEGLPVRESEALLSFLYDHAQNPMFQCRFTWSPHAIAIWDNRCGQHMAIWDYFPQVRSGFRIQVKGEVPV
- a CDS encoding nuclear transport factor 2 family protein, giving the protein MSTDTMPGLADLAAELAALRSEVARLSAKDEITDLVTTYARSCDVGNDPVLLRPLFTDDATWTCKGFGTFHGGGDGCALGLKAVAGEKIWWSLHNMISVQITFDKSGDEAAGFCYLWEAATLPNEHSGEAEAYWIGGTYDFRFRKEGGKWLFSAIELKLNMASPYSEGWVKKRWPDGTASQPYFVDLQPGETYLWRQGGREGSRLVTEAEAADAGRKVTPFMVEEPGFQAICGCGYSRTKPFCDGSHLNLKYDWSLLGKTGPGDAR
- a CDS encoding MFS transporter translates to MSNAAMVDHLSVTSSSEDRDSGAGRTGLLFGATLGNFLGVTSQVAIPLGVLLVPIAQDLHWSRTSVAVAFTTLSLAQAAMCPIAGWIADRFGTRRTLLTGFAALGLTLLAVSAAPAWAPMFYALFALAGIVGTLASTMVLAKLVSEWFRERRGFWLGLVGGIGNGLGGMIMPGLTGLMAVELGWRLSFAAIGGAMLLVGLPILATTLRSPPVAQSGGEKPEALAGARFAEAMRSPLFWAIFAAVPIGGGALTGVFANTVTVLTTQGIPVAAATGIVTVFALVCVGLEPLAGHMLDGAGRPRRVALFYAGAICGLLLLAHAHTVIPALVGAALTGIGLGTEFSVLPYLLARYFGLREMGAIAGIAYAGAMVSNAISPLLLNGAYDRFGFYAPGLYAVAGLMALALVIVLLLPAFPRAERYSGTSA
- a CDS encoding aromatic ring-hydroxylating oxygenase subunit alpha; amino-acid sequence: MAQVKRAALPDMVLDDEVISLLAQLDASQGDVSQAMSLPPECYTSESWFEFEKRAVYDREWVAVGHVGAIPDVGDYFTLEIVGEPLLVVRGKDSEVRVLSSVCRHRGHLLGEASGNARSFTCPFHGWSYDLEGTLTAAPEMDGTLPFEDLKRTACLPTFRSTIWNGFIFVNFDGEAEALAPRLQGLTKLLENHRMEDLASIKPVEWAGNPWNWKFMQENALEPYHTHYLHTGIHDFAPSSNVRFTEWNDQDDAAIYREVQFTHIDGGFNIAGKALFPALPDLTEEERSRVVFAGVMPNLFLGAQADVVFYYVILPQAAGDITLRVGVLTSWDNLSIPTADLLLKGTIDGVAVFNEQDTVANIKTHKGLKSRVAPRTRWSPNEKTLAQMNNWLVKRYKRYAASLVPHAEAAE
- a CDS encoding non-heme iron oxygenase ferredoxin subunit, which gives rise to MIFLCKTSDVPTGKAKRIARGRKPAVAVFEVDGTFHATADQCTHGTALLSRGRIEDGRIICPLHFGSFDLMTGAVASLPCEEPLAVYAVEIQGDDIYADVPE
- a CDS encoding cysteine hydrolase family protein produces the protein MTSDPPVSPLPALDPRRCALLVIDVQVDFVAPHGFCANAGADVTAMPQAIAAMQRNLHVARSVGMPICFVRLETSAETDSPAMLRHLDRQGRSGGAALCRVGTHGADYWGVSPSPGEHEIVKTRYDAFLETALDAWLRRQGAQVVVICGVSTDCCVDSTARAAFLRDYDVIVLADACAAGSAADHDAALAALGRHAALISDSANFAHCLTAYEENVDV
- a CDS encoding aromatic ring-hydroxylating oxygenase subunit alpha; its protein translation is MTVSFPETALRAADAATRNDIDESFGLPGAFYGSDFFALERERLFPSSWCAVTNASLLPEPGDAMPVDLAGWPILLTHGKDGEIRAFHNVCRHRGIRLVKDCTHAARLTCPWHAWTYSLEGDLLAMPEIGGEKINQAPGFDKAALGLKPISVGRWLDLVFVNIDGTAPPFAEWIAPLEALLANYDLSGLRHAERLQDTYQANWKIAMEAGIEDYHLPFGHPQLEAHLFRNTTACVHRPVYTGGYVDVRAAHTEDADARAWTARLPDLKTRDGKPLPLLYSLTLFPTATVLVTADHVMLGTLLPDGPERTRMDISLYYDGEAAHDPALAEARQGNLDMWLGVIPQDKPFMEAAQATVATRDLAGIATRLSPYWEGGVHGFQQMVVDAVGPGAAD
- a CDS encoding alpha/beta hydrolase codes for the protein MSCQLDPEIAAFVDRLQADWARFPPLEEMSLDDARAAAEIVRAPLRQGGPEMAETREIRLDLAPGPLRIRLYRPAGIADGNAPVLVYLHGGGFVYFSIDTHDRLMREYAQSAGCAVLGVDYPLAPEHRYPVALDRLEALIDWLGDHASDLGLAPARIALGGDSAGANLALAALLRLRARGQAQRIRALVANYPAFGPEVSDAAEAAFGGPGAILNRQEMAYYFRQYTGTGATPADPGACPALETELAGLPPILLIAAECDVLCEQAETMAARMEAAGTPATLRIYPGTTHSFLEAMASAAVARRAIADTAIWLKARWA
- a CDS encoding amidohydrolase family protein, with the protein product MPVQADTLIAGATIITLDDERRVIRNGAVAFAGDRIVGVGALADLSGIAAREVIDGRGFVLTPGFVNGHVHITETLIRGLIPEALPFEEELGEWVIPLYKSMTAREQAVGAQLAVAAMLRTGTTTFLEAGTILALDEVAEAIAPSGIRARLGRWSEDRVWEPGADGAALTGAAVEALAADLARHPDDGRRIVAWPNLIGHMTATDALWQAAATMAQKTRTGICAHMSPVGDDAAWYLAHSGRRPIAHLAQLGVLSPAVNLVHMVHVDSDEVALVAASGASVTHCPGAAIRCGYGTTRHGLFPEMARAGVNIALGTDGADNHDMMRVMTLMAGLFKDAREDRSLFPAQEVLAMATLGGAKAAGLAGEVGALVPGMKADIVAHDIRRPEWQPVNDPVNQLVWSADGRGVHSVWVDGRRVVNGFACTLLNEAALYDEGQALANDIRRRHDAARSHVVPMA
- a CDS encoding ribokinase, giving the protein MSVLVLGARGDGAAGEGAETALASVRFGSATLFAGEAAGEGCAGALAAAGVALTSTDEIQTDVRVVLASLDSGTDRIAALFASPEAAALRKILYAGPVISEADRADAVALFALSDMLIFTQSDFATFFELERAPCSIEDMLVVRKVLTRPNQAAVVMLEAQGAIAIWAERWMQSAAFATAASEGASEALSAECFCGVVAACVDQGIGPEAALRFANAAISMLAGEGQSVPERTAIEALLGDLPVG